The Labilibaculum sp. sequence ATTTTTGTATTCGGACTAAATTCCTTGATCCATGCTCCTACTCCGGAAGCCAAACCGCCTCCGCCAATCGGCAGAAACAGATAATCAATGCACTCTTTAAGCTGCCTCAGTATTTCCAAGCCAATGGTTCCCTGTCCTTCAATAATCTTTGGATCATCAAACGGGTGAATAATGGTTTGTCCCAGCTCCAGAGCATCCGCATTTGCTTTGGCCGAGGCATCATCAAAAGTATCACCGGTAAGAATGATTTCCACCTGATCGCCGCCAAACATTTTCACCTGCTTAATCTTCTGACGAGGGGTTGTTTCGGGCATGTAGATTTTTCCGAAACATTTCAGTTTATTGCAGGAATAGGCAACTCCCTGAGCGTGATTGCCCGCGCTTGCACACACAATTCCTTTTGCCAGCACCTCTTTCGACAAACTGGATATTTTATTATATGCACCTCTTATTTTATAGGAACGAACCTGTTGCAGATCTTCCCTTTTCAGATAAATATTTGCTTCGTTTTTTGATGATAGATTTAAGTTTTTAAGTAAAGGAGTTTCCAACACCACCTCCTGAACCCGCCTGTTTGCTTTAACAATATCCGCCATTAGCGGATAATAAATTTCTTTTGACATGTCTCCCCCTTTTTCTTTATAAAAATAAATAAGCCTGAAAGTATGCAATTCCTTCAGGCTTATTCTTAGAAACTGTTTCAAATTTATCCTTCAGTTTTTTTACATGAAGAAATAAAGCCTAACTGCGTTAAATTCCATTTAAATAGAACCACTATTCTCATAAAATTTGCCTTATTACGCTTCATTTTTCATCAATAATAAATTCTAAAAACAAATTTAAACAGCTTCTTACTTATGATGTGTATTAAGCTGGGTTCGATTGTTAACTTGTTGATCATCTATAAAATTTACTTTTTGCTTAGGTGCTTTTAGCAGGAAAAGTAACCAGTCGTTAGTAATTAGAAAACTCATGACTAGTTACCTAGTATACTATTTACCTGCTGTTTAAAGATCTGTTTATAGGATAATTCAACGGTTTATAAAAGGAAACAATAATCGAACTCAGATCATTAACTAAGCATTCTGAATGTAATTTGCCAACCAATCACCCACTTCACTTGTTGAGTAAGCCTTTTTGCCATCAGCAATATCTTCAGTAACAATACCTGCTTCCAATGCGTTGTCAACTGCTTCACGAATTAAAGCTCCTTCTTTCATCAAGCCAAATGCATATTCGAACATCATGGCTGCAGAAAGAACCGTAGCACAAGGATTGGCAATATTTTTACCTGCAGCTTGTGGATAAGATCCATGAATTGGCTCAAATACCGAAGTGTGAACACCTATTGATGCTGAAGGCAGCATTCCCATCGAACCGGAAATTACACTCGCCTCATCGGTAAGGATATCTCCAAACATATTTTCGGTAACCATTACATCGAAACGTTTTGGCCAGGTAATTAACTGCATAGCTGCATTGTCAACAAACATATATTCTACTTCAATTTCAGGAAATTCAGGCTCAATTCTTTGAGAAACTTCTCTCCACAATCTTGATGTAGCCAATACATTTGCTTTATCAACAATGGTTAGTTTTTTGCGGCGTTTTCCTGCATATTCAAATCCCAAACGAACAATTCGTTCAATTTCATCGGCGGAGTACACGCATGTATCGTAAGCAGTTTTTCCATCTTCGGTACGTCCCTGCGGACGGCCAAAATAGATTCCTCCGGTCAATTCACGAATACACATAAAATCGGCCCCATCAACCAATTCTGTTTTTAATGGAGATTTATGAATCAGCGACTTAAAAGTATTTACCGGACGAAGATTAGCATACAAGCCCAATTTTTTACGCATGGCCAACAATCCTTGCTCCGGACGAACTTTTGCTGATGGATCATTATCAAACCGGGGATGACCTATGGCACCAAATAAAACGGCATCCGAATTCATACACAATTCGTGTGTTTCATCAGGATAAGGATTACCTACCTCATCAATGGCAACAGCTCCAACCAGAGCTTCGGTATACTCAAATTCGTGTCCAAATTTTTGAACAATTGCATCGGTAACTTTTCTTGCCTGGGCAACGATCTCAGGACCAATTCCGTCTCCGGCCAATACTGCTATTTTGTACTTCATTTTGTTGTAAGATCTTTAGATATTAGATTATTGAATTGTCTCAAAATCCAATTACACATTTTTAGTTTTTATTGTTATTTTCAGACAACTGCTCACTATGTGCGTTATCGTGCTGCTCAATTAAATTAAGCATTCGAAGAGTAGCCTTTATTGCCGCCTCGATCTGATCCGGATCCAATCCTCTGGTTTTAAACTCTTTTCCTTTGTAATTCCAGGTTATAAAAGTTTCCACCAAAGCATCTGTCTTTCCTCCCGGGGGAATTCGAACCAGGTAATCGGTAAGTACCGGCCGGTCTTTGCCCAATTCGTCATAAATACTCCAAATGGCATTCATAAAAGCATCGTATTGACCATCGCCGGAAGATGTTCCTTCGTACATTTTTCCATTCACTTCCAGATTAATGGATACAAACGGACGCATTCCTTTTGATAAAGACAATGAATAATGTTTCACCTGAATCGGCATCTCATCCATGGTCTGATTCAAAACATCCGAAACAATATAAGGAAGATCATCAATGGTAACTACTTCTTTTTTATCTCCCAATTCGATTACACGTTGTGTAACCAGTTTCATGGTTTCTTCTTCCAAAGTAATCCCTAACTCCTCCAAATTCTTTTTAATATTTGCTTTTCCAGAGGTTTTTCCAAGCGCATATTTACGTTCACGTCCGAATCTTTCAGGCATTAAACGATTGAAATACAAATCGTCCTTTGAATCGCCATCGGCATGCACACCACAAGTTTGTGTAAATACATTTTCACCAACTAAAGGCTTATTGGCAGGAATACGTATTCCTGAAAAAGTCTCTACGATTCTGCTTACGCGATTTATTTTATTCTCATCGACATTTATTTTCCGGGCCAAATGATCTTTTATCACTCCAACTACAGAGGCCAAAGGAGCATTTCCCGCTCTTTCGCCCAAACCGTTTACCGTTGTATGAATACCGTTCATTCCAGCCAACACAGCCGAATATACATTTGCAACAGCCAAATCGTAATCGTTATGAGCATGAAAATCAAAATGCAGTTTAGGGTATCTTTCGCGGCAGGCATAACAAAAATCGAAAGCCTGAACCTGATTCATAATACCTAAAGTATCGGGCAGCATGAAACGCTGAATATTTTCGTGCTGCAACTCATCCAAAAGATACCATACGTAATCCCGTGAAGAAATCATTCCATTCGACCAATCTTCAAGATATAAATTCACCTTGATTCCTAAATTTGAAGCATAAGCAATGGAATTCTTAATATCCTGAACATGTTGTCCCGGTGTTTTTTTCAGCTGTCCCTGCAAATGCTTCAACGAACCTTTCGAAAGCAAATTCACCACTGTTGCTCCACTTGCATGAATCCAATCAAGAGAGGCTGTTCCGTCGATAAAACCCAGAACTTCAATTTTATCCAGACAATCGTTTTCCTCTGCCCACTTGGTAATTCGCTGTACTGCCTTAAATTCTCCTTCTGATACTCTGGCTGAGGCTACTTCAACCCGATCGACTTTTAAGGATTGAAGCAATAATTTTGCAACTCCTAACTTTTCCTCGGAATTAAAGCTTACCCCAGAAGTTTGTTCACCATCCCTTAGGGTAGTGTCCATTATTTCCAGGCTGCGCAGTTCGTTCATTTTTACTTGTTCTATTAGTTATTAGCTTCAAAAGCCTCTATCTTTTCTTTTCTTGCGAGAAGGAAATCAATATCATCGAATCCATTCAGCAAACAATTTTTCTTGTAAGGATTAATTACAAATCTTTCGCTTTTACCATTCAAGCTAATGCTCTGATTCTCCAGATCAACTACAATTTTTTGATCTTTATTTTTCTCAACTTCATCGAATAGATTTGACAAAAATTCAGGCGAAACAATCACCGGAAGCACTCCGTTATTTAATGCATTGTTTTGAAAAATGTCAGCAAAGAAACTACTTACCACAACTTTAAAACCATAATCGTGAATTGCCCACGCTGCATGTTCTCTGGAAGATCCACTTCCAAAATTTTTTCCACCCACTAAAATTTGTCCTGAATATTCTGATTGATTCAAAACAAAATCCGGGTTTTCTTTTCCATCAGGAGTATATCTCCAGTCACGGAAAAGATTTTCACCAAATCCTTCACGGCTTGTTGCCTTTAAAAAACGTGCAGGAATAATCTGATCTGTATCCACATTTTCAACAGGAAGCGGTACATATGTCGATTCCAATGTGGTAAATTTATCTATTGGCATAATTATTTAACTTTTAGCAGTTAGCCGATAGCTATCGTAATGCTAACCAAATACTGTTTACTAATTACTATTTACTGATAACTGAATTTGATTAAAACAATTCTCTTGGATCGGAAACAACTCCGGTTATAGCAGCTGCGGCAGCTGTAAGCGGACTGGCCAACATTGTTCTTGCACCAGGGCCTTGTCTTCCTTCAAAATTTCTATTCGAAGTAGAAACACTATATTTTCCTGCCGGAATTTTATCATCATTCATGGCTAAACATGCAGAACAACCAGGCTGACGCATTTTAAATCCTGCTTCTTCCAAAATCTCAACCAAACCTTCTTCTATGGCCTGTTTTTCAACTTGTTTTGATCCGGGAACAATCCATGCAGTAACTGAATCTGCCTTTTTCTTTCCTTTTACAGCCGAAGCCAACATTCGAAGATCTTCAATACGACCATTGGTACAACTACCCACAAAAACATAATCAACCTTTTTACCCATCAGCTTGTCTCCCAGGTTGAATCCCATATAGTCCAATGACTTTTTAAATGTTGGCAACTCTGTTGCATCTACATCTTTTTCTGTTGGAATACTTCCTGAAATACCAATTCCCATTCCTGGATTGGTTCCATAAGTAAGCATTGGTTCAATATCCGAAGCTTTGTATGCATACTCCTTATCGAACTTAGCTCCCTCATCAGTTTTCAGCTCTTTCCATTTGGCCAAAGCTTTTGTCCACTCATCGCCTTTTGGTGCAAATTCACGACCTTCTACATAATCGAAAGTAGTTTGATCAGGAGCAATCATTCCTCCACGGGCTCCCATTTCGATGCTCATATTACAAACAGTCATTCGACCTTCCATGCTCAAACTGCTGACAGCTGATCCGGCATATTCAACGAAATATCCGGTTGCACCGCCGGTTCCCAGCTGTGCTATCACATAAAGTGTAAGATCTTTTGCGGTAACGCCTTTTTGCAGTTGCCCATCAATAGTAATTCGCATTTTTTTAGGCTTCGGCTGCAAAATACACTGAGTTGCCAAAACCATTTCTACCTCCGAAGTACCAATACCAAAAGCTACAGCTCCAAAAGCACCGTGCGTTGAAGTATGACTGTCGCCACAAACCAGAGTCATTCCCGGTTGTGTATGTCCAAGCTCCGGACCAACAACATGAACAATCCCATTATATGGATGATTTAAACCATAAAGTGTAATGTTATTTTTCTCGCAGTTAGCCGTTAAAGTTTCAACTTGCTTTCTCGACAATTCATCCTTAATCGTTAAATGCTGATTTTCTGTCGGAATGTTATGATCTGGAGTCGCAATGGTATTTTCAGGACGAAAAACTTTCAATCCTCTTGCCTCTAATCCAGAGAATGCCTGAGGACTGGTTACCTCGTGAATCAAATGCTTGTCAATATAAAATACACTAGGGCCTCCTTCAATTTTCTCAACCACGTGAGCATCCCATACTTTATCAAATAGTGTTTTTGGTTCCATATAACTCTTTTAATACGATTCTGTATTTAAGAAACTGTTTCAATTTATCCTTCAGTTTTTTTTATATGAATAAATAAAGCCTAACTGCGTTAAATTCCATTTAAAATAGAACTACTATTCGCATAAAATTTGCCTTGTTACGCTTCATCTTTCATCGAAAAAAAATTCTAAAAACAAATTCAAATAGTTTCTGAATATTTCCTTCTAATTCTATCCTATATTATCTTGGAAAGTGCATCAACCAATGCTTCAACGGAAGCTGTAATGATATCAACATTAGCCCCAAAGCCATAATGTACACGTCCTTTGTGTTCTACCTGAACATGAACTTTTCCAAGATCATTACTTCCGCGGGTAAGCGCCTGAACCAGGAATTCGCCCAAGGTAAACTCTTGTTCAATTAGTTTTTTAACAGCATTAAAACAAGCATCAATCGGCCCGTTTCCTTCTGCTGTAGCAGCACAATTAACCCCTTTTATTTTCAGATGAACCGTTGCCATTGGAATGGTTGATTTACCGGAAACTACCTGCAGTAATTCCAATTCCACTGACTTCTGTAAATCATTAGTATCTCCCATTAATTCTGAAAGATCTTTCTCTGTCAAATTCTTTTTCTGATCGGCAACCACCAAGAACCGGGTATAAACATCATCTAACTGATCTTTAGATAATGTATAACCCATTTGACTTAAATGATGATTCAAGGCTGCACGTCCGCTTCTTGCGGTTAATACAATTGCCGATTCCTTAATCCCAACATCAACAGGATCGATAATTTCGTAATTCTCTCTGTTTTTTAAGAATCCATCCTGATGAATTCCTGATGAATGAGCAAATGCATTTCTTCCAACAATGGCTTTATTTGCCTGAACAGGCATGTTCATTAAAGAAGAAACCAAACGGCTGGCGGCATAAATTTCCTGACTTTTAATATCAGTGTGAAAAGGCAAGGCATGATGCGTTTTAATAGCCATCACCACCTCTTCCAATGAAGTATTTCCTGCCCGTTCACCAATTCCGTTTATGGTGACCTCTACCTGGCGGGCTCCATTAATTACGCCGCTTAAAGAGTTAGCTGTAGCCATACCCAAATCATTATGGCAATGAGTTGATAAAATAGCTTTGTGAACATTGGATACATTCTCCATCAGATACTTTATTTTAGCACCATATTCTCCGGGAAGGCAGTATCCTGTTGTATCAGGAATATTAATAACCGTAGCACCTGCTTTAATTACCGCTTCAACTACACGGGCCAAATATTCATTATCTGAACGACCGGCATCCTCGGCATAAAACTCAACATCCTCGACATAACGCTTGGCATACTTTACTGCGCGGACAGCACGGTCAAGTATCTCCTCGGGGGTTGAATTCAATTTTGATTTTATGTGATAAGGAGAAGTACCGATTCCGGTGTGAATTCTTCCTCTTTTCGCAAATTTAAGAGCCTCAGCAGCTACCTCAATATCCTTTTCAACAGCACGGGTAAGAGCACAGATAATGGGATTACTAACCGCCTTGGCTATTTCGACGACTGAATTGAAATCTCCCGGGCTTGAAACAGGAAAACCTGCTTCTATAACATCCACTCCAAGAGCCTCTAAAGTTCTGGCTACTTCAATTTTCTCAATTGTATTCAATTGACATCCCGGAACTTGTTCACCATCTCTAAGTGTGGTGTCGAAAATAAATATTTTATCACTCATTGTATTTGTGTTTTTACGTATACTGTTACTAGTTTTTGCTGCAAAAAAAAATCCCCCCTGTCTTCGGAAGAACCTTGCTTTATAACCTTACATTAGTTGGGATATTACACAGTCTTCCTTGTTGATTCTCCAATAATGAGATCAATAATCAGGTTAAAACCAATAAGAATACTGTCATAAATCATCTTACTAAAATTTTGTACTGTTTTAGAATAACAGGAGAAATCTCCCAATCCCTGACAAACCTAAAAACTTATGGCCTTTGGGAAAAACAATTATTCATTTGCAACTACGATCTTCAAACTAATTCAAATACATTTCCAGAAACACAAACCAAACATAAATCCCTATTAACCTGCAAACTAAGGCAAACTTTGTTTTCTTATTAATGGGACATCCAAGCTTGAAATAAACCTGACAGGATTTAAAAACCTGTCAGGTTTTGAATGTATTTCTAGTTATTTTCCGGTCTTAATTTACGAACGGCAGTACCCGCCTGCCACATTTCACTTTCGCGAAGTTCCTTTAATTCAGCATCCAGTTTCACACGATAATCGCTTTGACTGTTCGAATCAATAGAACGTTGTGCTTCGTTACCGGCAGCAACCTCTTTATACAATTTTTCGAAAACCGGCTTAGTCGCATCACGGAAAGGCTTCCACCAATCCAATGCTCCACGTTGTGCTGTTGTTGAAGTATTTGCATACATCCAATCCATTCCATTTTCAGCAACCAATGGCATTAAACTCTGAGTTAACTCTTCTACAGTTTCGTTAAACGCTTCAGAAGGAGAATGTCCGTTAGAACGAAGAACTTCATACTGTGCAGCAAAAATTCCTTGGATACATCCCATCAATGTGCCACGCTCACCCGTTAAATCCGAGTAAACTTCTCTTTTAAAAGTGGTCTCGAACAGGTAACCTGAACCAACACCAATTCCTAATGCCACAACACGATCGAAAGCTCTTCCTGTTGCATCCTGAAAAATCGCGTACGAAGAATTCAAACCACGTCCTTCCAAAAACATTCTTCTTAAACTGGTTCCTGATCCTTTGGGAGCAACCAAGATAACATCAACATCAGCTGGAGGTACAATATTCGTCCGCTCTTTGTAGGTGATACCAAAACCATGAGAAAAATAAAGCGCTTTTCCAGGTTTCAAATATTTCTGTACTGTTGGCCACACAGCAATCTGTCCGGCATCTGATAACAAATATTGAATAACGGTAGCTTTGTCAAGAGCTTCCTCGATTTCGAATAAAGTTTCTCCTGGAACCCAACCATCAGCGACAGCTTTATCCCAGGTTTTAGAATCTTTACGCTGACCAACGATTACGTTAAAACCGTTATCCTTTAAATTTAATGATTGACCTGGTCCCTGAACACCATATCCGATAACCGCAATGGTTTCATCTTTCATTACTTCACGTGCTTTTTCCAATGAAAATTCTTCACGTGTAACTACTTTTTCTTCAACGCCACCAAAGTTTATTGTTGCCATTTTTTCTATTTTTAGATATTAGATTTTAGATATTAGATTTTGAGAGTGAAATGTGAACGATTCTATTTTCTCACATCTCATTTCTATCATCTTACATCTATTTTTAATTTGATAATTCTTTTAAATAACTTGTAAATTCTTTTTGCTGACAGGATACAGCAACCCGACCCGAACGGGCAAACTGAAGTACACCAAATTGCTCCAATTCATTGAATAATTCCTGGTTTTCAGCCTTATATCCCACTTTTTCAATCACCAGAAAATCCGGATGAACGGTAAGAATTTTCGCATTCTGACTTCTCATTAATGCTTCCAGATTTCCATTCAAATCGGGAGAATTTGCAATTTTAAAGAGTGCCACTTCCTGATGAACAATCTCATCAGCCTCAAAAAAGAAGGCCTTAAATACCCCGATGATCTTTTCTATTTGACGAACCACATTCTCAACTTTCATTTCATCCATAAAAGCAACAATGGTATATCGGGAAACTCCTTTTACTTCCGATTCGGAAACAGTTAAGCTTTCTATGTTAATTTTTCTTCTCGAGAAAACGATGGTTACTTCATTCAACAAACCGATGTCGTTTTCAGAAAAAACTGTAATTGTATATTCTTTCATTTTATTTAGATATTAGATGTGAGAAATGAGATACGAGATAAAACTCAACAAATGGTTTATTCTCTTCACTTTTAGCCTTTAAACCTTCTCCTTTTACTTTATTACTTATTCCAATCGCATATCCGATACTGCTGCTCCAGGTGCAATCATTGGCAGTACGTTACACTCCGTCTCAACAATCACTTCTAAAAAGAAAGCGCCTGGTGTTTCCAGCATTTCTTTTATTGCTGCATCCAAATCTTCTCTTTTAGATACTCTTTTCCCTTTGATTCCGTATCCATCAACGATCTTTACAAAATCAGGATTCTCCAGCTGAGTATTTGAAAACCGCTGTTCGAAAAACAAATCCTGCCACTGACGAACCATTCCTAAAAATGAGTTGTTCAGTACAATTGTTTTAACCGGCAAGCTATACTGTTTGATTACCGCAAGTTCCTGTAAAGTCATTTGGAATCCGCCATCTCCGGAAACAGATACAACCGTCGCACCCATATCAGCTATTTGAGCTCCAATGGCTGCAGGCAAACCAAATCCCATGGTTCCCAATCCTCCTGATGTGATCTGGGTATTTGGTTTTTTAAACTCATAATACCTGGCACTTGTCATTTGGTGCTGCCCTACATCGGTACACAAAATAGCTTCTCCATTGGTCTGTTCCGATAACAATCGAATTACCTCGGCCATGTTAATGTTTTCCTTATTGGCATAAGCCTGCTTACTAATTACTTTATCAAACTCAAGCTGATAGTAATCTTTGAAAGTCTTCATCCAATCTGCCTTTTCTCCACCACTAACCAACTTATTCAGTTCGGTTAAAGCTTCTTTGGCATCTGCAAATACAGGTACATCAACTGTAATATTCTTGTTGTGTTCTGATCTGTCTATATCAATATGAATGATTTTTGCCTGTTTGGCATATTTTGCTGTATCTCCGGTTACTCTGTCGTCGAAACGCATACCCACAGCAATCAAAACATCGCATTCGTTGGTATTCATATTCGGACCATAATTTCCATGCATTCCTAACATTCCAACATATAACGGATGATCGGTAGGGAATGATGATAATCCCAATAAGGTACAAGCAACCGGAATCTGAGTTTTCTCAACAAATTCCATCAATTCTTTTTCGGCTCCCGAAAGAGAAATTCCTTGTCCGGCCAGAAGCAATGGTTTCTTAGCTCCATTGATTAATGTTGCAGCAGCTTCAATCTCCGACTGATCTAATTTTGGAACCGGCTGATAAGAACGAACTCCTTCGCACTTTTTATAGTCATAATCCGCTATAGCAATCTGAGCATCTTTTGTAATATCAATTAATACCGGACCCGGACGACCAGAACCGGCAATATAGAAGGCTTTAGCAATTACTTTAGCTATTTCATCAGCTCTTGTGATTTGATAATTCCATTTTGTTACCGGCATGGATAAGCCAACCATATTGGTTTCCTGAAAAGCATCTGTTCCCAATAAACCACTGGCAACTTGTCCCGTAATTACAACCATAGGAGTTGAATCCAGATATGCATCTGCCAATCCGGTAATTACATTTGTTGCGCCAGGTCCCGAAGTTGTAAAACACACACCTGGTTTTTTACTAATTCTCGCATAAGCCTGGGCCGAATGCATTGCTCCCTGTTCATGTCGGGACATGTACTGCTTCATTTCATTCTGATAATCGTACAAAGCATCGTAAACAGGCATAATTGCACCACCAATGTATCCAAACATGGTATCTACATTTTCCTGAATAAGCGTTCGAACCAAAATCTCGGCTCCCGATATTCTTTCAATGGTTTTACTCATTCCATTTGTATTTTTTGTTTTTGCTGCTACTTCCATTGTGTTTGTTGTTTTTAGCCAAAAATCGAAAACTTTAAGTCTTGAATTTCTTTACGTTTTTGATCCCGATTATTAATTCTTAATTAATAATTCATAATTGTCTTATTGCGCCCTTATCTGCCGAGGACACGAGTCTTGAATAAGCTTGCAGAGCTTTTGAAACCTGACGGTTACGTCCTCGAGGCACAAATGCTTCCTGACCAAATGCTTCTTCCTCTTTTCTTCTCTGTGCTAATTCCTCATCAGAAATACAGACATTAATACTTCTATTAGGGATACTGATTTCAATTTTATCACCATTCTGAATTAAAGCAATTGCGCCTCCGGCTCCTGCTTCAGGAGACACATGCCCAATTGATAATCCAGAAGTTCCACCAGAAAAACGTCCATCAGTAATCAGGGCACATTTTGCTCCCAATCCCATTGATTTTAAGTAAGAGGTTGGATACAGCATTTCCTGCATTCCGGGTCCGCCAGCTGGTCCTTCGTAACGAATCACAACAACATCACCAGCATTAATCTGTTTTGTAAGAATAGCTTCGCAAGCATCTTTTTGCGAATAATATACTTTTGCTGTACCTGTAAAATCGAAAACTGACGGATCTACTCCGGCTGTTTTTACAATGCTGCCGTTTGGAGCGATGTTTCCAAACAAAACGGCCAATCCACCATCTTGAGTGTAGGCATTTTCCATGCTTCGGATACAACCGGTTTCTCTGTCTTTATCCAGCTCTTTAAAAGCAGAATTTTGAGAGGCGAAAGTCAAGTTCCTACCCGATTGACCTGGTGCAGAATGGTATCTCTCCAATGCTTTAGCAGTCAATTTTTCAGAAAATAGGTCATTCAATTCCAAAGCTTCTTTTAAGCTGGCCGAGTCGACACGATATACATCGGTATTTAAAAGATTGCCGCGATCCAATTCTGCCAGAATACTCATGATTCCTCCCGCCCTGTTCACATCTTCGATGTAATATTTAGGTGAATTTGGAGCTACTTTGCACAAATTAGGTGTTTTACGAGACAGCTCATCCATATCTTTCATGGTGAAATCAACTTCGGCTTCATGGGCAATTGCCAACAAATGAAGCACAGTGTTTGTTGATCCTCCCATTGCAATATCCAATGTCATTGCATTTCTAAAAGCATCTATTGTAGCAATTGATCTAGGTAAAACCCGATCGTCACCCTCTTTGTAATATTTATCAGTAATATCTACTATGCATTGTGCCGCATCAATAAATAAATCTTTACGAAGTTTATGAGTAGCCAGTAATGTTCCGTTTCCAGCCAATGCCAAACCTAAAGCCTCATTCAAACAGTTCATTGAATTGGCGGTGAACATTCCTGAACAACTTCCACATGTTGGACAAGCTGATTCTTCAATCTCCTGCATGCGCTCATCGCTTACGCTATCATCACCGGCTTTTACCATGGCATCAACCAAATCAAGCTTCTCGCCTTTCGACTCACCGGCTTCCATCGGTCCGCCCGAAACAAAAACAGTTGGGATATTTAATCGCATAGCTGCCATCATCATTCCGGGAGTGATTTTATCACAGTTGGAAATACAGATCATGGCATCAACCTTGTGCGCGTTGCATACATATTCAACACTATCGGCAATTACGTCGCGTGAAGGCAGAGAGTAGAGCATTCCGTCGTGTCCCATTGCAATTCCATCGTCGATAGCTATCGTATTAAATTCAGCAGCAAAATAGCCGGCCTTTTCAATTTCCGTCTTCACCATTTGCCCTACATTTTGCAAGTGCACATGTCCCGGTACAAATTGGCTGAATGAATTCACAACCGCAATAACCGGCTTTCCGAACATGTCTTCTTTCATTCCGTTTGCCCGCCACAAGCTTCTTGCTCCTGCCATTCTTCGGCCTTGTGTCGTCTGATCACTGCGTAATTTATTTTTATACATTTTGGTTAATTCGTTAATAGTTTATTCTTGTTTGTTTCAGTTTGCGTCAAAAAAAAACGCCCTTTCGTTGGAAAGAGCGCTAATAATTTCGTTTTTCGAAAGTTATTGTCTGTGCACGTCTTCCCTGATCATCATTCTAATAATGACAATTGAAATAATAATGACGATAATGACTACCTTAAATGATAACATACAATAACCGGATCAAAAAAAAAAAG is a genomic window containing:
- the leuB gene encoding 3-isopropylmalate dehydrogenase, with protein sequence MKYKIAVLAGDGIGPEIVAQARKVTDAIVQKFGHEFEYTEALVGAVAIDEVGNPYPDETHELCMNSDAVLFGAIGHPRFDNDPSAKVRPEQGLLAMRKKLGLYANLRPVNTFKSLIHKSPLKTELVDGADFMCIRELTGGIYFGRPQGRTEDGKTAYDTCVYSADEIERIVRLGFEYAGKRRKKLTIVDKANVLATSRLWREVSQRIEPEFPEIEVEYMFVDNAAMQLITWPKRFDVMVTENMFGDILTDEASVISGSMGMLPSASIGVHTSVFEPIHGSYPQAAGKNIANPCATVLSAAMMFEYAFGLMKEGALIREAVDNALEAGIVTEDIADGKKAYSTSEVGDWLANYIQNA
- a CDS encoding alpha-isopropylmalate synthase regulatory domain-containing protein, which produces MNELRSLEIMDTTLRDGEQTSGVSFNSEEKLGVAKLLLQSLKVDRVEVASARVSEGEFKAVQRITKWAEENDCLDKIEVLGFIDGTASLDWIHASGATVVNLLSKGSLKHLQGQLKKTPGQHVQDIKNSIAYASNLGIKVNLYLEDWSNGMISSRDYVWYLLDELQHENIQRFMLPDTLGIMNQVQAFDFCYACRERYPKLHFDFHAHNDYDLAVANVYSAVLAGMNGIHTTVNGLGERAGNAPLASVVGVIKDHLARKINVDENKINRVSRIVETFSGIRIPANKPLVGENVFTQTCGVHADGDSKDDLYFNRLMPERFGRERKYALGKTSGKANIKKNLEELGITLEEETMKLVTQRVIELGDKKEVVTIDDLPYIVSDVLNQTMDEMPIQVKHYSLSLSKGMRPFVSINLEVNGKMYEGTSSGDGQYDAFMNAIWSIYDELGKDRPVLTDYLVRIPPGGKTDALVETFITWNYKGKEFKTRGLDPDQIEAAIKATLRMLNLIEQHDNAHSEQLSENNNKN
- the leuD gene encoding 3-isopropylmalate dehydratase small subunit, producing MPIDKFTTLESTYVPLPVENVDTDQIIPARFLKATSREGFGENLFRDWRYTPDGKENPDFVLNQSEYSGQILVGGKNFGSGSSREHAAWAIHDYGFKVVVSSFFADIFQNNALNNGVLPVIVSPEFLSNLFDEVEKNKDQKIVVDLENQSISLNGKSERFVINPYKKNCLLNGFDDIDFLLARKEKIEAFEANN
- the leuC gene encoding 3-isopropylmalate dehydratase large subunit — protein: MEPKTLFDKVWDAHVVEKIEGGPSVFYIDKHLIHEVTSPQAFSGLEARGLKVFRPENTIATPDHNIPTENQHLTIKDELSRKQVETLTANCEKNNITLYGLNHPYNGIVHVVGPELGHTQPGMTLVCGDSHTSTHGAFGAVAFGIGTSEVEMVLATQCILQPKPKKMRITIDGQLQKGVTAKDLTLYVIAQLGTGGATGYFVEYAGSAVSSLSMEGRMTVCNMSIEMGARGGMIAPDQTTFDYVEGREFAPKGDEWTKALAKWKELKTDEGAKFDKEYAYKASDIEPMLTYGTNPGMGIGISGSIPTEKDVDATELPTFKKSLDYMGFNLGDKLMGKKVDYVFVGSCTNGRIEDLRMLASAVKGKKKADSVTAWIVPGSKQVEKQAIEEGLVEILEEAGFKMRQPGCSACLAMNDDKIPAGKYSVSTSNRNFEGRQGPGARTMLASPLTAAAAAITGVVSDPRELF
- a CDS encoding 2-isopropylmalate synthase gives rise to the protein MSDKIFIFDTTLRDGEQVPGCQLNTIEKIEVARTLEALGVDVIEAGFPVSSPGDFNSVVEIAKAVSNPIICALTRAVEKDIEVAAEALKFAKRGRIHTGIGTSPYHIKSKLNSTPEEILDRAVRAVKYAKRYVEDVEFYAEDAGRSDNEYLARVVEAVIKAGATVINIPDTTGYCLPGEYGAKIKYLMENVSNVHKAILSTHCHNDLGMATANSLSGVINGARQVEVTINGIGERAGNTSLEEVVMAIKTHHALPFHTDIKSQEIYAASRLVSSLMNMPVQANKAIVGRNAFAHSSGIHQDGFLKNRENYEIIDPVDVGIKESAIVLTARSGRAALNHHLSQMGYTLSKDQLDDVYTRFLVVADQKKNLTEKDLSELMGDTNDLQKSVELELLQVVSGKSTIPMATVHLKIKGVNCAATAEGNGPIDACFNAVKKLIEQEFTLGEFLVQALTRGSNDLGKVHVQVEHKGRVHYGFGANVDIITASVEALVDALSKII